From Falco cherrug isolate bFalChe1 chromosome 4, bFalChe1.pri, whole genome shotgun sequence, one genomic window encodes:
- the HAUS8 gene encoding HAUS augmin-like complex subunit 8: MSSKERDSSGTAAGGEASKKKQKGQVVKSRYLQYDKKVDKKDISRSPVKRSATKPRSVVRQKCETSAGGTASSFNQSSFGNGSLQSTLLGEDKSNRPDLDLSAINPKPVCEKTCGSESSYKKNERTDKKKAVDLTEELESQTLLLTYLRVKAGKNLAKLEKEMEENLLKLHEEKERQQEKLFKLKREILLKERERKLDDALDKQLEVLPRLIPVCEQFKQQYKSFAVSLDATRHELPIKNIHIEGDMITYLDELQKQLTITQELLTEIMPSNSEESAKTCGVLKELKEVSQKLDKELQRSFTQVENLSFEVSKEVSLHNQSICEENHGLDVVKRWYFN, encoded by the exons ATGTCCTCAAAGGAGAGAGACTCCAGCGGTACGGCGGCAGGCGGAGAAGCGtctaagaaaaagcagaaag gACAAGTCGTGAAGTCGCGCTACCTGCAGTACGATAAGAAAGTCGACAAGAAG GATATTTCGAGGTCTCCTGTGAAACGATCTGCAACTAAACCAAGATCAGTTGTTCGTCAGAAATGTGAAACTTCTGCTG GTGGTACCGCTAGCTCATTTAATCAAAGTAGTTTTGGGAACGGTAGCTTGCAGTCCACCTTACTAGGTGAAGATAAAAGTAATCGACCAGACCTTGATCTTTCAGCTATTAACC CTAAGCCTGTCTGTGAAAAGACTTGTGGCTCAGAATCTTcttacaagaaaaatgaaagaacagataaaaaaaaagcagtg gaTCTGACAGAAGAGCTGGAATCTCAGACGCTGCTTTTGACTTACCTAAGAGTAAAG GCTGGAAAAAATCTTGCCaagctggagaaagaaatggaagaaaacttgTTGAAGTTgcatgaagaaaaggaaagacaacAAGAGAAGCTCTTCAAATTAAAGCGTGAAATTTTACTTAAAGAGAGAGAGCGGAAACTTGATGATGCATTAGACAAACAG CTGGAGGTACTTCCACGCCTTATTCCTGTTTGTGAACAGTTTAAACAGCAATATAAAAGCTTTGCAGTTTCCCTGGATGCCACTAGACATGAATTGCCCATAAAGAATATTCACATAGAAGGAGATATGATAACATACCTTG ATGAACTGCAAAAGCAGTTAACTATCACACAGGAGCTTCTGACAGAAATTATGCCAAGCAACTCGGAAGAAAGTGCAAAAACATGTGGTGTACTGAAAGAGCTTAAGGAAGTGTCTCAGAAACTGGATAAAGAGCTTCAAAG GAGCTTCACACAAGTGGAGAACCTGTCGTTTGAAGTTAGTAAAGAAGTTTCTCTGCATAACCAAAGCATATGTGAAGAAAATCATGGACTAGATGTTGTGAAACGCTGGTACTTCAACTAA